The genomic stretch AAGTATAATGGAAAAGACGAGGTCTGTTTGACTTTGTACGGCGATGGTGCTGCTAATCAGGTGAGTAAGTGCCTCTTAACTTTGCAGTAGTGTCCAAAGTGTTGAATATTCATAGTTCAGTTTGTGGCGAAGCACTGTATCGATTACTAGTTGAAATGGCCATTTATATGGCAGGCTAAAATTTGGTTTTGTGGCCACATTAGAGATTTGCATCTTGGCATTGTTTCACAAGTGATTTGTATGAGTGTGCGCCTAAGCAGATGCTCACCTTTGTTCTGTCAGTGCTCCACAGACTCTGTAGTGAAGGAACGGTTTACATTGTAATCCCTTGCAAACCAACTCCTAAACCAGTACTGTGATGTGCACTCATTCTCTTGAATGCCAAGGCATTTTCAGACTCCTCTCATGGTTTTTGAGCCCTGATTCTTCCTCCCCTTCTGTCATGGTCTGAGTGATCAGCAGTCTGTGGCCGACACTCTGTGAGGCCTTGCTCTGGATGCTGATTCTCAGACACTGGTTATCCAGAGGGTCTCATAGGATTTGTAATCGAGCATAAAAACCCCAAACTAGGTAGCTGCAGTCCATTCTACATGTTGGGCTTTCCCCAGTGTGCTCTGTACTGCTGTCTCAGCCCCAGAAGCAAGCAGAAGTATTTGGTTTGTCACTTCCTCAGGTGCACcacccccctcacacacacacttctttgcCTCAGAATCTGGGTTGTAGGCGAGGCATTTCATCTTTTATGAGAGCATTCTCTTGCTGGGTAGAGCAGTGGCTTTTGGGGATGATGAAGTTGAGAAAAAAACAGCACAATGAAACCACTTGAACTTTTTATTTGTACTTCCAGGGTCAGATATTCGAAGCTTACAATATGGCAGCTTTGTGGAAATTGCCTTGTATTTTCATCTGTGAGAATAACCGCTATGGGATGGGAACATCTGTGGAAAGAGCAGCAGCCAGCACTGATTACTACAAGAGAGGCGACTTTATTCCTGGGCTGAGGGTAAGGACGCCTGTGGTAGAGCTGGGGCAGCACTCCTGGCTGATGTCTCACATCAAAGGAAGGGTTCTGTTTTCTTAGTGGATGAACAGGtcataggaaaagaaaactatctTAGGCAGTTGGAGTTAAGCTCTGCCCTTTTTATCTTTGAACTTTtatgaagtgtagttgatttacaatgttgtgtttaaatCTTTCCTACTTATTGACAGGTAGATGGAATGGATATCCTGTGTGTCCGGGAGGCCACAAAATTTGCAGCTGCCTATTGTAGATCTGGaaaggtaagatttttttttggcttctaaGCTAGAGATTTCTAATGGCATTTATCTGTCTTAAAGTTGAAAGAAGTGTCCATTGTGGCAATTTAGAGGTAGCTGCTAATTGAGGTGTATAAGATAGAAGCAGGATCCACTTGAGTCAGTCGGGTCCCTTTATAAATAACATGGTCTTGGTAGCTCACATCCTAGGAAACATTCCATGTTTCCCCCATTTGGGGTAAATCTTTTCTTCCAGTGTTCCCTCAGCATTCTGCCTTTGTCTTTGTTGTGACAATCTATTTTGCCTTCCAGTTCATTATGTGCctccacacccacccaccccaccttAATGATAAGCCCCTTGAGTGAAGATTATTAGAGACTCCCACAGTGCCCCGCACAGAACTGTGCTTATATAATAAGCATTCagtataagtttgttttctataaattAATATGTTTAAATTATGTAGTCTTATTGTTTTAGTCCTAAGGAGCTTGACCTTTCCAGTTACAGCAGTGGAAGGAGAAGTAAACAGTGAGATTGGCCTAAAAAGAGGCTTCCCTGCTATTTGAACTGGTGGAAGGATGTTCTTCTCCCTAAATCACTGTTCCACAACCCAGAAAACAGACCCCTAAGATAATAAGTCCCTCTTAAAAATAGGGAGGATGAAAGATGCTGTAAATAGGTATTAGAAATGAGAAGAGATAACTGAATCAGTCAACTAAGAAGAAATTCTTGACAACTCAGATCTGATCAGAGTAGTTGACAGGGTGTATATTTGAGGCCATGCCCATCGTCTCACCTAACCTCCATTGGGTTCTGTTTTAGGGGCCTATACTGATGGAGCTGCAGACTTACCGTTACCATGGACACAGCATGAGTGATCCTGGAGTGAGGTAGGGTAAAGGAAAAACTGAGTGTGGTGTTCAAAGTAGATGGGCTTAGAGTGGTACTACTtacatgaaaaagcaaaagcatttcaaaatttacttttgAATCCAGACACCAGTTGGCTTCATGCATTGATTTAGTAGTTTAGACTGAGCCTGAAAACAGTGCTTTATAATAAGTTGGTTCCAATCTAGAAAGCATTCTGGAAACTTTTACACTATGTATTGTGTACATTTTAACATAAgtaccaattaaaaaaacaattgtaCGAAGGAATTGTGAGGAATTATTACTTAAAGCAGGTCTGATGGTAACAGTAGTATACTTGGGAGCATTTACGTTTTGTAGGCATTACCTCAGATGCTCCCAGGGCACATTCCTCCATTTGAAAATGTTCTTCTGGCTGGTATGGTACAAGACCAAGTAGCAGAAGGGATATTCCATGTGTTGAAAtagatgagttaaaaaaaaatagtgataaaaGTCCTAACTCCAGCATGAAATGCTGTAGTCCTGGAGTGTGGCATAATTAAAAAGTAGATTTAGTTAAAGTAAGCCGTAAGAAGTCTTTAAGAGTGTAGGCTAAAGGTCTAAGGGAAAATGTTATAAAGAACTGCTTTTATGGGAAAAAGCACTTTGTGTAATTCTGctgtttaaaaaacaatgatAGAGCCTTTGCTTTTAGTATTATTTCAGATAATGTAGGACAAGGATCAACTATACATTCAAGAATTGGAAAACCTCCTCTCCAGGTTTTTGCCAGcataaaggagaaaggaagggcacAATTTTTTCCTGGTTAGCATTCTCCTGCCTCCAAGGTTACAGCTATCACCCCAGAAAACCATCTCCCCCTGTCTTCTCCCACTTCAAGAGCCCCCATCACTACCTTCATGCCCTACATCTAGATTAAAGAAGCAGATAGCAACTGGGCTCCTGTTGTCAGAATGCCAGAGAAGCCCAGCGAATTGCCACGGTAGAGTTTAGACAAAGCAGCTCTTACAGAATGTTAGGATGCGTTCTTGTATTTTGAAGTATAATTCTGCCCTTCCTACGGAGATGTAAGTATTGATATGCTGCTGTGTTTCACAGACTGTCTGCTCTACTGGAACTGTTCTTACTTGTCACTCTGGTTCCCTCCCCAGTTACCGTACCCGAGAAGAGATTCAGGAAGTTAGAAGTAAGAGTGACCCTATCATGCTCCTCAAGGACAGGATGGTGAACAGCAATCTCGCCAGTGTTGAAGAACTAAAGGTACACTTACTCTAAGGGTTTTCACAGTTGCCGCTCTCAGATTTTGAGCAACTTTTCTCTGCACAAAAATGCTGCCACTCTCAGGTGAACTAGGTAAGGGAAAGTACACACTGTATTCTCATAGGGCATTCATCCGTCATATTGATGAAGCTCTTAAACTCCAATAGCGCAGTTCTTCTTTCCTGTAAATACACTTGAGGTTTTTAAATGTTCCCTCGCCAGGGTGTATGTTTCTGTCTCTACTTCAGAATATTTCTTTCTAGATCGTTGTTACTTTTACCATAATAGCACCTTAAGTATACTTCTAGTACTAGTAGAAGAGTTGAACTACTTGGTACCTAAGAGGTGTATCTTCTAAAAAATCTCTTGAACTGTAATCTGATTTTTAGGAAATTGATGTGGAAGTGAGAAAAGAAATTGAGGATGCTGCTCAGTTTGCTACTGCTGATCCTGAACCACCTTTGGAAGAACTTGGCTATCACATTTACTGCAACGATCCACCTTTTGAAGTCCGGGGTGCAAACCAGTGGATCAAGTTTAAGTCCATCAGTTAAGGCGAGATACACACCTTCAGTGGGTTATTTGGCAGCAACTGTAAGGAATGCTTTGTGTTCTCAACTTTGTCAAGGAGGAAAACCCATAGAGAGAAAGTGCTGTAGGTTGAGATAGTGTTTGCATGTGGTTTGTACAGTGTTGCATTAAAAGAGGTGATTGCACAGATAAGGTTATTTTAGTTATATAGGTCTAAAATAGGTAATAGTTTGCTTAACCCtccaaattatttctttaaaatagttcTATTTGATTTCGTTGTATACTAGTTTTAACatttcccttgcagctcagctggtaaagaatccgcctgcaatgcaggagacctgggttcaatccctggtttgggaagatcccctggaggattccatggactgtatagtccatggggttgcaaagaaagagttggacacgagtgagcaactttcaactttactaaaaggaaaaacaattccTTGTATGCCTGTCCAACTCTGCCGCCACCTTGTGGGGGGATCAGTGTCCTGTCCCTCGCAGTGCCCAATAgcttacctcagttcagttcagttgctcagttgtatctgactcttcacgaccccatgaattgcagcactccaggcctccctgtccatcaccaactcccggagttcaccgaaacccatgtccaccgagtcggtgatgccatccagccatctcatcctctgtcgtccccttctcctcctgcccccaatccctcccagcatcagagtcttttccaatgagtcgactcttcgcatgaggtggccaaagtactggagtttcagctttagcatcattccttccaaagaacacccaggactgatctcctttagaatggactggttggatctccttgcagtccaagggactctcaagaggcttctccaacaccactgttcaaaagcatcaattctttggtcctcagctttcttcacagtccaaaagtcccacatccacacatgactactggaaaaaccatagccttgactagatggacctttgttggcaaagtaacgtctctgcttttgaatatgctgtctaggttggacataactttccttccaaggagtaagcgtcttttaattaacAGTTTACCTAGTGTACCCTAATGTGCACACACGCCCCTGTTAGTGTGCACGTTGGTGCTGAAGCCTGTTCACACTGAACCATCATGTCTCGTTAATAAAACACAATTTATTATAACTTGGCAGGGGTGGAAGGACAATTCTACTTAATTTCAAAGGCCAAATAAGTTAGTTTTCTCCGTTTATACATCCAATATAAATATGAAGCTATTTTCTTAACAGTTGTCTATTTACATTCATATCAAACATTATTAAATACAAGGCATAGTCTTAtcgatttttttctaattttaagtgCAATTCCAGTTAATGTATGGAATGTATAACTGAAACAGTGATTCCAAGCCTTTTTGTTAAACACCTATTGTTCCACCTTTTCAGCAAATGTTTGAAGTTAAAGAATCCCATAATACTTTGGGATGTCAAGACCAAGTTTTACAATCACAGTTCTCAAAATACATACAGTTCTCCTCACCTTTAAAACATGTTgagaaatattaacattttttccaTAATTCTTTAGAACTTCAAGTTCTTAAATTTGTTCAATGAACAGTGGTGTTTTCCTTGTGGAATCACAGCAGGATTGGTGTGTATGTAACAGAAGCTTTAACAAAGATGTCAGCTCTGGGCTCCCTCTATTCCCCGCGTGGCTGATTATTAAGCCTCATCTTGGGTTGCTGGCGCCCCCTGAGCCCGTCTTCTGTACTGGGAGACTGCAGTCCAGAGCCTGCAGAGAAGACCACCGCTACGAAACAAACAGAAGTCTTCTTTAGAGTGAGTCGTAAGGAAAGATGACTTCAAAGCAATACCACACAATACTTCTTTAGGAGCCCTATGGCAAAAGCTCTAGTATGTACTTCTAAACTTGTTTTGCTGGCTAGTCTTAAAAATGCAGTCCCtaacttaaaaactaaaataggGATATGTTCCCTTCACATATGGAGGTGAAATTTCTACCCTAGCACGAGTGGGATGTGGTCTTAGAGGTATGTACAGGAGCGCCAGGGCATCTGTGCAAAGTAGGCTATTAAAGTGGAGAACAAAAGGGTTTGAGGGTGACCTGCTGTCAGCTCCTGTCTTTGCTCATTCCACTCCCAGCCTGGCAGTCTGTTGACTTTGCTTACTGGGCCTTTAGCTTCTGCTCCCTCTCAGCTTTTCCCCAGCTTCACCCTTGGAAACTCCAGAGTTTGGAGTGCGGTTGGATAGTTTTTGTTTCCTGACTAAGGGAAAGGGGGAAAGCTACCAGCACTTTCTTTTCTACTGCTTTTATGTACAAGCCTAACCACACCCAAAAAGCCATTTTCTGTTACACAAAATGTTTTGAGGCTATTCTTACCGTAGTCTAAGGTACCTTAGGTCTTCCTTAGTGATATCATTAAGAATATCAGACAGTGTGTAACCCTCTTCAAGAATCTGAAACAAAGATCACATACATCAAGAGCTAAGCAGCTTTGTAATAACAGCCTAGGAATGGTTTGGTTCTCAGCTTACCTTTTCAATTGTTCTCGTATCCGCTCCTTGCAGTTGCAACCAATCGACAAGCTCTTTATCTGTTTGCTGCTCCTGAGACCCAGGAGGGGATACTGAGTTCTCTGTAATGATTAGAAATGTGTTATGTTGTATACTGATGTGTAACAGTAAAAGTCTTTGAGTAGCAAGATGGATGAAATAAACTATTCCAGAATGTAATTGTGCTGTGAAAAGGAAATGGATCAGCTACACACTACATAAGAGTCCACAGTCCTTGGCATCACTTTATAGAGATTAAAGGTGTCATACATAAATAGTTAGTTTGGAGTTTGGTACATTATCTACCACTTTAAATGTGTTTTACCATCTTTAAAATGCCTTTTCTAAGGAATCATTTCCCTTAAGTACACTGGAATTCAAATGAGGAGATAGGTTTCAATACTGAGTTTCGCTTCACAGCTTATCCACCCCACATTCCTCCAAGAGGCAGCTGGAGcccttgtgttcagttcagttgctcagtcgtgtctgactccttgtgaccccatgaatcacagcacgccaggcctccctgtccatcaccaactcccggagttcactgagactcacgtccatcgggtcagtgacaccatccagccatctcatcctctgtcgtccccttctcctcctgcccccaatccctcccagcttcagagtcttttgcaatgagtcaactcttcgcatgaggtggccaaagtactggagtttcagctttagcagcattccctccaaagaaatcccagggctgacctccttcagaatggactggttgcatctccttgcagtccaagagccCTTGTGTAAGTGGCACCAATTGCTTAAGGCTGGTTGAGGTATACTTTAGTCAGTAAACCACCCTTTTTAGGTATGCAGTGCTGAGAACTTTGCTAAGCACAGATAAGGAACCACCACTACAGTCAAGATAGAGAAATTTCTCTATCAGCCCAAAAGTTCTTGGGGCCTTCTATAATCAGTCCTCCCCCACccattctgatttcttttctgtcCCTATAGTTTTGCTTTAACAGAGTATCGTATAAATGTTCAACATTTATGGAATTGTAACATGTAGGCTTCTTTGCAATTCATCTGCTTTTGAACGTAGTGGTAGTTCCTTTTTTATTACTGATGAGTATTCTGGAATCTACTGGAGTACTTACTGGTTTGAGCTGAGAATAACCTCAGCTGCGTCAAGGCTGACTAGTAGTCTAGCCAGATTTTAAAtggtctcacacacacacaagtcccaGCAAGTGGAAAATCACTCACCATTGGAGGTGAATTGTAACCGAAGGTAGTATAATTCTTGAGTTTTCTGTTCTAGGATGTGCCGTAGAAGATTCTGGTACTCTATCTCTTTTTGAACCAGGTGTTCCAAAAGTCTTgttagaacaaaacaaaacatcactCAGAGAGCCTAACACCATTCAGCTCAActcaaacatttgttgaacagaagttttaaaaaatggcacaATCCCAGGTCAGTCTAGGATCAGATTTCAGCCTGCACATGGGCACCTGCCTTGTGTTTCCTCCCCTTGTAAACAAAGACCAGCCCTGCTCAGTGTGTGGGTATCTTCTGTATCAAAATGTATCATAAACCAAAAGATAACCTGATGGTGATCAGGAGAACTCAGCCCGCTTGTCTTCCTAAGTCAGGTCAAGTTGCGAAAACATGGTGAAGCTATTCCTTCCTCACTGGAGACTACATCAAGATAGAAGCCTTGCTGCCTTGGACAGTTGGGGGTGGTGCAGGAAAGATGCTGCTCGGAAGGTAGGAGGGACACTATGGCCAACACTTACCCGGGATGGCACTAAAATGCCTTGGGCTCTGGTCTCACCAGCACTCCTCAGGACAGACCTGCTTCCCTCACTCAGGGCAGCAGGTGCCTCCCTGCTGAGCTTAACAGCAGCTGAGGCGTCTCTGTGCTACAGGGCAGGCGTGAAGCGGCTGTGTTCTTGTCAGCTGTCCCCAGTCAGGCTGGCTATCTCATTACTAATTCTCCTGAGGGGGGAAGATACAGTGCCCACTGACCCTGGACATCAATCACCTTTGAATCCATATGTAACGTTTGATGAATCAGGTGATGATTAAccttactggaaaaaccattttaAAAGAAGTGCTATGTATACTGTCAACTTccacatttttcaaaacaaaaaaaaacagatttgtcTACAGTTAAACTTCAGAGATCCCTATACGGGGGTGTATACAACTTTGCTTCTGAAATAGGGACACCCTATTGTAGCCAGGAACACTCTGGCTTTAAAGAAAGGCATCCTTCTAGGTCCCCAGTTGAAGCTGAGAATACCCCTTGCCCAGTTCCTTGGGCAATGAAGATGACTTTCTGAGACCTGGGTGAAGCACTCAACAACTCTGTCCCACCCCCGCCTACCTGCTGGTCTCCTGCCTCAGCTTGCTCAGCTGAAAGCTCAGGTGCTGCTGGGGTGGGGCCTCCTGGGCAGCTGCTGAAGCTGGCTCGCTCCATCCATGTGCCACCTGTGCCTTGCTTGCAGGCAGGTCTGCGGGGGGATAGTCCTCTTCCATCTCATCTGTGTCCTTTTCCATGCCTTCGGTCTCTGAGGTGGGCTCAAAGTGGGCTTGGAGCTCTGAAATCATGGAAGAAAAGGAGCACGGTTCAGCAAGGCCATATGCTTGGTGTAGCTTATGTCCCAGGCCAGCAAACCAGGCAGGGGGGCGCCCCGCCAACGCTATGCTCCACCAGGAGACTGCTGACCTTAATAAAGGGAGAGGAGACTATTACCTCTACCTGAAAAGATGGTCCCCACACcgctttacagataaggaaacaagctTCAAGACATTAAGTTAGTTAGGCAAAGGCAGTTGTAAAAAGGGACAAGCAGCCTTCCACCCAGGCCTGTGTGTTTTCTGCAGTTCCCTGCTTGGAGAGGGGAGTAATGAAGTCCTGGGGTTTAACAAGCCACTCCCACAAGTGGAGCCTGGGCTGAGTGCAGGCAGAGGATGACAGGGAGGGAGCAAAGAGAGGAAGCGGCAGTGTCAACAGAAGTGCCTCCGAGCCCCCTTTCCTAGGAGGCATCACAGAAGAAGGATCAACTTGGGTACTAAGCTGGTCTATTTGAAAACTAGAGCCTATGAAAGCCAGAGATTTGTGTAGCTACCACATGATGAGAGAGAAGACAGCCATTTAAATCCTCAGCCAGCTAGGAGGTGGTCCTGAGGCTCAGTGCGCTGTGTGTATCGTTAGTCTGCGGGCGTGCTCCTTAGTTATGCTGAGGGGGGGAGGTGCATGTAAACAGCACCAGAAGGTGTGCTCAGAATCACAAAATACTGACCCCAAAGGGGTCTGTGACATCATTTTCCTTAATTGCAAGGACGTATATAGCCCAGATGGGAAAGGGAGAGTAACAACTGGTGAGCACAGAGAACCTGGCTAACCTTTTCCATACCCACCATAGCCTAATTTACTGTGACCAAAAAGAGGACCCTTACCTGGGATGAGGATGGTGACCGCAGCCTGCACTGCTCGTCGGATGATGTTGTCCATTGCAAACATCCAGTGGGGCCTAATTAAGTGGTTCCTCAAGATTTTATTTACCTGTAATCAcaaaaatccagatttctggtccactgtatttttttcagaaataggaGTTCTTACCAATTCAAATGTGCTTCTACTCTGAGATAAAAATGTTAACCATGCTGCCCTGGATTTACGTTTCTTCTGAGTCCTCTAAGCTGACCCCAAGTCACACTGGGGTCGAGAGGACAGGTACAGCGATTGGAGCTACTGCATAGGCCTCTTTGTTTATTCAATTAATGTTTGTGGAGCACCCGTGAAACTTCAGGCTCTGTGGTGGGGTCTTGAGACACAAAGCTAAGCCAGACATGGTCTTGGGTCTGGAGCAGCTCACACCTGTTTGCGCAGACACATAAGCTTAAACCACACACCTACTCAGCTGGCAGATGCTGCTCATCCCCAAATCCTACACTCTGCTCTTTGTGGCCAAATGCAATCGTCTCAGTCTCATGTACACCAGTGTTTAGAGAACTGCTGGCACTCGGGATTCAGGTGTAATCAGGTGAGAAGAGATGGATACTATGGGAGAAGATGGTAATTGAACTCATGGTCTCAGCTATGAGCCACTTTGGGGGTGTCCTACCTTCTGTCATGTTCTTTAGGGCCAAATGGGACACTTACAGCATCCTGAAATCCAAACAGTACCAGGTGAATCTGATTGATGGATGAGCTGTCAAAGTCCAGATCCACCTTGAGCTTTGATATTGTGGATGCCATCACCCTGTGCTCCGGGCAGCGGATGAAGTCTCTCAGGATTGCAATGATTTGCTTGATGTGGCCGACTGAGAGATGCAACTCTTCTGAACTCTGATCACCAAGCCCCCaaccaaaaaaatcaagtcattGAGTAAATCGGGAGCAGGGGGCATCCAAGAAGTACTGTGGGCACCTAGATGAACCACACTGTCCACTAGCTTATGGAAGTGGGAACCCCCGGCTGAGATAGCGTCTCTGGTCCTAGAACTTCCTCCATATCCTTCCTGTTAGAGGCTTACgaggccccctcccctctctggagGAATGGGCTGCCATCCTGTTTGACCCCTTGtcaaccaccccccaccaccaatgGGCCTTGTCAGAAGGCACAGTTCATAGAGGGCAGTGGCCTCTTAGTAAAAGGACTTCACCCCATCCAAAATGAGTTAAAAGTCACATTTCCATCCACAGCCTTTCTTCCTCAGAGGCAGCAGAGGCTAACTGCAGCTGGGGGTTAACTGGCCTTTGTGCTGCCATGTGGCCTGTTTTCCACCAGGGGGCAGCGCGGCCCCATCAGGGCCTGGTTTCACCGCAGTATTTGGCAAATTCAGGTTTCAGtcttttttgtattctctttTGTTGGAAAAGAGGACGTTGGGAAATACTTATGGTGATTATTGTAACTGCAAATGTTCGGGGGTGGCAGGCCCATTTGGACCTCTCCTGGGACCCTGCCTTGGGCGGAGGGGGTGGGATTGCAGCCCCCACGCCCAGCCTGTACCTGGGCCACGCACTCCTGCAGGTTGGAAGCCACCTGATTCTGCTCCTCCCAGAGGATTTTGTAAAGGAT from Bubalus bubalis isolate 160015118507 breed Murrah chromosome X, NDDB_SH_1, whole genome shotgun sequence encodes the following:
- the PDHA1 gene encoding pyruvate dehydrogenase E1 component subunit alpha, somatic form, mitochondrial, with amino-acid sequence MRKMLAAVSRVLSGVAQKPASRVLVASRHFANDATFEIKKCDLHRLEEGPPVTTVLTREDGLKYYRMMQTVRRMELKADQLYKQKIIRGFCHLCDGQEACCVGLEAGINPTDHLITAYRAHGFTFTRGLSVREILAELTGRRGGCAKGKGGSMHMYAKNFYGGNGIVGAQVPLGAGIALACKYNGKDEVCLTLYGDGAANQGQIFEAYNMAALWKLPCIFICENNRYGMGTSVERAAASTDYYKRGDFIPGLRVDGMDILCVREATKFAAAYCRSGKGPILMELQTYRYHGHSMSDPGVSYRTREEIQEVRSKSDPIMLLKDRMVNSNLASVEELKEIDVEVRKEIEDAAQFATADPEPPLEELGYHIYCNDPPFEVRGANQWIKFKSIS